The Methanolacinia petrolearia DSM 11571 genome has a segment encoding these proteins:
- the albA gene encoding DNA-binding protein Alba produces the protein MSDNTVFVGNKPVMNYVLAVVTQFNQGAEEVSVKARGKAISRAVDTAEIALNRFLENVQKSDILTSTEIVDTESGKTNVSSIEITLKRI, from the coding sequence GTGTCAGACAACACAGTGTTCGTAGGAAACAAACCTGTTATGAACTATGTTCTTGCAGTAGTGACGCAGTTCAATCAGGGTGCAGAGGAAGTATCGGTAAAGGCGAGAGGGAAGGCGATTTCCAGGGCTGTGGATACGGCGGAGATCGCCCTGAACAGATTTCTGGAAAATGTGCAGAAATCTGATATTCTGACCTCTACTGAGATTGTAGATACTGAAAGCGGTAAGACCAATGTCTCGAGCATTGAAATTACCTTAAAAAGGATTTAA
- a CDS encoding DUF373 family protein, translating into MENIRTLILCVDRDDDIGFKAGVTSPPVGREECLTTAEKLAIADPEDSDVNAIFQGIKTYDELKGKGEDVYIAVIGGSHTNMLEGDRRISHDLGKIVWDFEINECILVTDGAEDEFILPVIQSTVDVKSVQRVIVKQMPNLEGTYYIIKKLFDDPEIAKTILVPVGLAMLLYAVSILLGYPGIAVVIVVGVLGLYLLFKGYGIDEYFEITLRSLQSSFFGGKFTFVAYIAALFIGIMGIIIGLTTLLEWYSSEQGILFYALLFVYGAIWYFTASALIASIGKIIDIFLNEIKSLGRFIAIPFFVLAIGIIAYGACVYTIAISTDMEFPVLGGNSIKLIIYTTLGGLICAGFGIYLQKYVTKWTKKLSLAKKNPEKSSDKNKAF; encoded by the coding sequence ATGGAAAACATCAGGACACTGATACTTTGTGTCGATCGGGACGACGATATAGGGTTTAAAGCAGGAGTGACATCTCCCCCCGTAGGAAGGGAGGAATGCCTGACCACTGCCGAAAAACTCGCAATAGCAGATCCCGAAGATTCTGACGTTAATGCGATATTCCAGGGAATAAAAACATATGATGAATTAAAGGGTAAAGGCGAGGATGTATATATCGCAGTTATCGGCGGCAGTCATACCAATATGCTTGAAGGCGACAGAAGAATCTCTCACGATCTCGGAAAGATTGTATGGGATTTCGAGATCAACGAATGCATTCTGGTCACCGACGGTGCGGAGGACGAATTTATCCTCCCTGTAATACAGTCCACGGTTGATGTAAAAAGTGTACAAAGAGTAATAGTAAAACAGATGCCTAACCTTGAAGGAACATATTACATCATCAAAAAACTGTTTGACGACCCGGAAATTGCCAAAACAATTCTGGTACCTGTAGGCCTGGCAATGCTTCTTTATGCTGTTTCAATTCTGCTTGGATATCCGGGTATCGCAGTCGTCATAGTAGTTGGCGTGCTGGGGCTGTATCTTTTATTTAAAGGGTATGGAATCGATGAATATTTTGAAATTACACTCAGATCCCTTCAATCGTCATTTTTCGGAGGGAAGTTTACCTTTGTTGCATATATTGCGGCATTATTCATAGGCATAATGGGAATAATTATCGGACTTACAACCCTTCTGGAATGGTATTCATCCGAACAGGGAATCCTTTTCTATGCCCTTCTGTTTGTATATGGAGCCATATGGTACTTCACGGCATCTGCACTCATCGCTTCAATCGGAAAAATAATTGATATATTCCTCAATGAGATCAAGTCTTTGGGAAGATTTATAGCAATTCCTTTCTTTGTCCTGGCAATCGGAATTATTGCTTACGGCGCATGCGTCTATACTATTGCAATAAGTACTGACATGGAATTTCCCGTTCTTGGAGGCAACAGCATAAAATTAATTATATATACCACCCTGGGAGGCCTAATCTGTGCCGGATTCGGAATTTATCTTCAGAAATATGTTACGAAATGGACAAAAAAACTTTCTTTGGCAAAGAAGAATCCAGAGAAGAGTTCTGATAAAAATAAAGCATTCTAA
- a CDS encoding coiled-coil protein, producing MLNELIEKRKKVLTDSEEHKEKRNELNALASTFARERNQLNGQTREFVDEAQKNKDLRDEANKDVHRLKDERNVLNEKANALFEDIDKYKKEHGPVSKNRGIKDLHKQIDKLETDQQTRVLTKEKEREIIEKIEQLKSQIREQEDEFEQNKEIHVKLQEARDLRKTASDLHDKVTESAELAQKYHDIMVECYRKADKSREAADESHKKFVEAQEQADEEHQKFIGCQKEIRDFDKVIGGLRKKTKKTKVTKEQKAVRKEAEQVFQQFRSGEKLTTDDILLLQRAKLL from the coding sequence ATGTTAAATGAACTGATTGAGAAAAGAAAAAAAGTTCTTACCGACTCGGAAGAACACAAAGAAAAAAGAAATGAATTAAATGCTCTCGCAAGCACCTTTGCACGTGAGAGAAATCAGCTGAACGGGCAGACAAGGGAATTTGTCGATGAAGCCCAGAAGAACAAGGATCTTCGCGATGAAGCCAACAAGGACGTTCACAGACTCAAAGATGAGAGAAATGTCCTTAACGAGAAGGCAAACGCTCTCTTTGAAGATATCGACAAATACAAAAAAGAGCACGGGCCTGTAAGCAAAAACCGCGGTATAAAGGATCTTCACAAGCAAATCGACAAACTTGAAACAGATCAGCAGACCCGCGTCCTTACCAAAGAGAAAGAACGCGAGATAATCGAAAAAATTGAACAGCTCAAATCCCAGATCAGGGAACAGGAAGACGAATTTGAGCAGAACAAAGAGATTCACGTCAAGCTTCAGGAAGCCCGCGACCTCCGCAAGACAGCATCCGACCTTCATGACAAGGTAACAGAAAGTGCAGAACTTGCGCAGAAATACCATGACATCATGGTGGAATGCTACCGGAAAGCCGACAAATCCAGGGAAGCAGCAGACGAGTCCCACAAGAAATTCGTAGAGGCCCAGGAACAGGCAGATGAAGAGCACCAGAAGTTCATCGGATGCCAGAAGGAGATCAGGGACTTCGACAAGGTTATCGGCGGACTCAGAAAGAAAACAAAGAAGACAAAAGTCACGAAAGAGCAGAAAGCAGTACGCAAAGAGGCAGAACAGGTCTTCCAGCAGTTCAGAAGCGGAGAAAAACTCACGACAGACGATATATTGCTCCTCCAGCGTGCAAAATTACTTTAA
- the ftsZ gene encoding cell division protein FtsZ yields MQSIINEALKHAEFEQNYKKPGVIGDDDFVGQPRIVIVGCGGAGNNTINRLYHMKVKGAETIAVNTDKQHLEMIQADKRVLVGKSLTKGLGAGGFPDVGKRAAEMARTTLEGLLQDADLVFVTAGMGGGTGTGVAPVVAQIAKEQGAIVIGMVSYPFQVEKARLIRAEEGLEALSNAADSVIVLDNNRLMSFVPNLPLGQAFSVMDQLIAETVKGISETITEPSLINIDYADVRAIMSKGGVAVMLVGESKQQNKSESVVHECLNHPLLDIDYRGATGSLIHITGGSDLTLSDAEDIASTLTYELDPHADVIWGARINSEFEGKVRVMAIMTGVKSAQVLGHSQGMNASSIAQGPFERNTARTSSQPHTMSGGRRAAMEQTSGGLIDFIR; encoded by the coding sequence ATGCAGAGCATTATTAACGAAGCACTAAAACACGCTGAATTTGAACAGAATTATAAGAAGCCCGGGGTCATCGGAGATGATGATTTCGTAGGTCAGCCACGCATCGTCATCGTCGGCTGCGGAGGTGCAGGCAACAACACCATCAACAGGCTTTACCACATGAAGGTCAAGGGCGCTGAAACCATCGCAGTCAACACCGACAAACAGCACCTTGAGATGATCCAGGCTGACAAGAGAGTCCTTGTCGGAAAGTCACTGACAAAGGGTCTTGGAGCCGGGGGTTTCCCGGATGTCGGAAAGAGAGCGGCCGAGATGGCACGTACAACACTTGAAGGACTTCTCCAGGACGCAGACCTCGTATTCGTAACTGCAGGAATGGGCGGCGGAACCGGCACTGGTGTCGCACCGGTCGTAGCACAGATTGCAAAGGAACAAGGTGCAATTGTTATCGGAATGGTAAGCTATCCGTTCCAGGTTGAGAAGGCAAGACTCATTCGTGCAGAAGAGGGACTTGAAGCTCTTTCAAATGCGGCCGACTCGGTCATTGTTCTCGACAACAACAGGCTGATGTCATTTGTTCCCAACCTGCCCCTTGGCCAGGCATTCTCTGTAATGGACCAGCTTATCGCAGAGACCGTAAAGGGAATTTCAGAGACAATAACCGAACCGTCACTGATCAATATCGACTACGCAGATGTCAGGGCGATCATGAGTAAAGGCGGAGTCGCAGTAATGCTTGTCGGTGAGAGCAAGCAGCAGAACAAGTCAGAAAGTGTAGTCCATGAATGCCTGAACCACCCGCTGTTGGATATCGATTACAGGGGAGCGACAGGCAGCCTCATCCACATAACAGGCGGCAGCGATCTTACACTCTCCGATGCTGAAGATATTGCAAGCACACTGACATATGAACTCGACCCGCACGCAGACGTCATCTGGGGTGCCCGCATCAACAGTGAATTTGAGGGCAAAGTAAGAGTGATGGCAATTATGACAGGTGTCAAGAGTGCACAGGTTCTCGGACACAGCCAGGGAATGAATGCATCATCCATAGCGCAGGGGCCGTTCGAGCGGAATACTGCACGCACATCATCACAACCACATACAATGTCCGGCGGAAGAAGGGCAGCAATGGAACAGACATCCGGCGGACTTATAGATTTCATAAGATAA
- a CDS encoding ribbon-helix-helix domain-containing protein, producing the protein MMERVTIRLPPQQVAMLEKLVDAGEFPTVSEAVRYAVRDLIERHANRVIRDSEQISFEM; encoded by the coding sequence ATGATGGAACGAGTAACGATAAGACTGCCTCCGCAACAGGTAGCAATGCTGGAAAAGCTTGTCGATGCCGGGGAATTCCCCACGGTATCAGAAGCTGTCAGATATGCAGTCAGGGACTTAATCGAAAGGCATGCAAATCGTGTGATAAGAGACAGCGAGCAGATCTCGTTTGAAATGTAA
- a CDS encoding pyridoxal phosphate-dependent aminotransferase: protein MQIKNKNPSKDLLDFSASLNPYPPEIDWDPSSVSIAEYPDDSYYELKESIARNFRCDPDEICVGNGSIEIIRAYFHTVLNPGEKVALNKHTFGEYQLSVTLAGGSCVDLNSPDYSARVICNPNNPTGSLIRKNEMLEIAGEEYEKGRLLFIDEAFMDLSDTDETLIGCRKPEAFISRSITKSFAVPGIRFGFGVGEPELIEKIEIVRTPWTVNSFAEAYCIEAMKHYGELEDSRVKIISEKKWLYDKFEDLGLEYLLSSTNYILLKCPVPASEFTASLLNHDIFVRDCTSFGLPDCVRIAVRKRDENQLLVEAIESCLL from the coding sequence ATGCAGATCAAAAATAAAAACCCCTCTAAGGATCTCCTTGATTTCAGCGCCAGCCTGAATCCTTATCCCCCGGAAATTGACTGGGACCCTTCGTCGGTTTCTATAGCAGAATATCCGGATGATTCCTATTACGAACTGAAAGAATCAATTGCCCGCAATTTCCGATGCGATCCTGATGAAATATGCGTCGGCAACGGTTCGATTGAAATTATAAGAGCATATTTCCATACAGTTCTCAATCCTGGGGAAAAGGTTGCCCTCAATAAGCATACATTCGGAGAATACCAGCTCTCTGTGACTCTTGCAGGGGGGTCATGCGTGGATTTGAATTCTCCTGATTATTCGGCAAGGGTAATCTGCAACCCCAACAACCCTACAGGCTCTTTAATCCGGAAAAATGAGATGCTTGAGATTGCCGGAGAAGAGTATGAAAAAGGGCGGCTCCTGTTTATCGACGAGGCATTTATGGATCTCTCGGATACAGATGAAACCCTTATCGGCTGCAGGAAACCAGAGGCATTTATCAGCCGGTCGATTACAAAATCATTCGCTGTCCCAGGCATCCGTTTCGGGTTCGGAGTGGGAGAACCCGAACTTATAGAAAAGATTGAGATTGTAAGAACTCCATGGACCGTGAATTCATTTGCAGAAGCTTATTGTATCGAGGCAATGAAGCATTACGGCGAACTTGAAGATTCCAGAGTAAAGATAATTTCTGAAAAAAAGTGGCTTTATGATAAATTTGAAGATCTCGGTCTCGAATATCTTCTTTCAAGCACAAATTATATTCTCCTGAAATGCCCGGTTCCTGCATCTGAATTTACAGCGTCACTGTTAAATCATGATATTTTTGTCAGGGACTGCACTTCCTTTGGCCTTCCCGATTGTGTCCGGATAGCAGTCCGGAAAAGAGACGAAAATCAACTGCTTGTGGAGGCGATTGAGTCCTGCTTGCTTTGA
- a CDS encoding NTP transferase domain-containing protein, whose translation MAGGAGSRLDMGEKPLVKVLGKPMLQYVAEAFIDAGCDILVITSHLVPMTKNWCRAMGYDFYNASGTGYVEDLFECIRETSPEGPVFSCVSDLPGITADIISEVFETYQLKEKPALSVWVPEEYFIEAGCTPSYVEDVESCPACPVGLNIIDASMAGDAQDEYRFLFRKPELAYNVNCKKDFESFLKFIEKDRFGQ comes from the coding sequence ATGGCCGGCGGTGCGGGTTCAAGGCTTGACATGGGTGAAAAGCCGCTGGTTAAAGTTTTAGGAAAGCCGATGCTGCAGTATGTTGCAGAAGCCTTCATAGATGCAGGCTGTGATATCCTTGTAATTACTTCGCATCTCGTACCTATGACGAAAAACTGGTGCAGAGCAATGGGTTATGATTTCTATAACGCTTCAGGCACAGGATATGTCGAGGATCTGTTCGAATGTATAAGAGAAACGTCTCCGGAAGGTCCTGTATTTTCCTGCGTATCCGATCTTCCGGGAATTACTGCCGACATAATCAGCGAGGTTTTTGAAACATACCAGTTAAAAGAAAAACCGGCATTGTCCGTATGGGTCCCGGAAGAATATTTCATTGAAGCCGGGTGCACTCCATCTTATGTTGAAGATGTTGAGAGTTGTCCTGCATGTCCGGTTGGTCTGAATATCATCGATGCTTCGATGGCGGGGGATGCCCAGGATGAGTACCGTTTTCTCTTTAGAAAACCTGAACTTGCTTATAATGTAAATTGCAAAAAAGATTTTGAATCTTTCCTCAAATTTATTGAAAAAGACAGATTCGGGCAATGA
- a CDS encoding ornithine cyclodeaminase gives MESSREIELEGHIIDSGIMTRVFDKVLDMGGNFEVMNFEIGKKKQDVSYARLLISAPDQIQLDEILSALHRLGAKMPEVESLVCEPAEGDKIVPKGFYSTTNHPTFVNYNGKWIEVENIEMDCLIVLDKDSRRAFCTPLSNLKKGDYVVIGEKGVRIVPPERPRKVNIFEFMQNTVSSERPSETIISKIAAQMIEMKEKGSKIGLVGGPAIIHTRAAPALAEIIREGYIDVLFAGNALATHDIEYNLFGTSLGMELDSGKLTTGGHKNHIYAISEVIRAGSIKQAVDKGIIKKGIMYECIKNNVPFVLAGSIRDDGPLPDVITDVIEAQEEMRKYIRNLDMVLMIGTLLHSVAVGNCLPSYVKTICVDINPASVTKLNDRGSSQAIGVVSDAGTFLPLLAEKLRELKK, from the coding sequence ATGGAATCGTCCAGGGAAATAGAACTTGAAGGTCATATTATCGATTCCGGAATAATGACCCGGGTTTTTGATAAAGTTCTCGACATGGGCGGTAATTTTGAAGTAATGAACTTCGAAATCGGCAAGAAAAAGCAGGATGTAAGTTATGCAAGACTGTTGATTTCCGCCCCTGATCAGATTCAGCTTGATGAGATTCTTAGTGCACTCCATCGTCTCGGTGCAAAGATGCCGGAGGTTGAATCGCTTGTATGCGAACCCGCCGAAGGAGACAAGATTGTCCCTAAGGGATTTTACTCGACTACGAACCATCCGACATTTGTAAATTACAACGGCAAATGGATTGAAGTCGAAAACATAGAGATGGACTGCCTTATAGTTCTCGATAAAGATAGCCGCAGGGCTTTTTGTACACCTCTTTCAAATTTGAAAAAAGGGGACTATGTGGTCATCGGAGAGAAAGGAGTACGTATAGTACCGCCTGAAAGGCCCCGTAAGGTCAATATATTCGAATTTATGCAGAATACGGTGTCATCTGAGCGGCCGAGTGAAACGATTATCTCCAAAATAGCTGCCCAGATGATCGAAATGAAAGAGAAAGGCTCAAAGATCGGGCTTGTCGGCGGTCCGGCGATCATCCACACCAGAGCAGCGCCTGCACTGGCGGAGATTATCAGGGAGGGCTACATCGATGTATTATTCGCTGGAAACGCTCTTGCCACGCATGATATCGAATACAATCTATTTGGAACATCGCTGGGTATGGAACTCGATTCGGGAAAACTTACAACAGGCGGTCATAAAAATCATATATATGCAATAAGCGAGGTTATCAGGGCGGGATCGATAAAGCAGGCGGTAGATAAAGGCATAATCAAAAAAGGAATTATGTATGAATGTATTAAGAACAATGTCCCGTTCGTTCTCGCCGGGTCGATACGCGATGACGGTCCGCTTCCTGATGTAATTACAGACGTGATCGAAGCTCAGGAGGAGATGCGTAAATATATCCGGAATCTGGATATGGTGCTGATGATAGGAACACTCCTTCATTCGGTTGCTGTCGGCAACTGCCTGCCGTCATATGTAAAGACAATATGCGTGGATATTAATCCGGCTTCGGTTACAAAACTCAATGACAGGGGATCTTCGCAGGCCATAGGTGTCGTAAGCGACGCGGGAACATTCCTCCCGCTGCTTGCGGAAAAATTGAGAGAACTTAAAAAATAA
- a CDS encoding archaeosine biosynthesis radical SAM protein RaSEA, producing MILDHQEKPLASWTGKDRIDGKIIDCLTIIFKTGGCSWNRCLMCGYKFERHDHKDPLFLKNSIISQLNWISNNYETGKFRLIKIFTSGSFLDPVEVPEDARNEILVRFSDKIVIFETRPEYVNDKVLDEVANLMKQNEPGRNFYISMGLETTNDKIREKCIDKGNTFNDFRNAAEITKKYGAGVKTYLMMKPLFLSEKEAIEDMKKSILESAPYSDLISMNVCTVQSKTEVEYYWKRGAYRPAYLWSVIDVLLNTDCGIHVTCDPVGGGKKRGPHNCGACDYDLVDAINNYSLNADREYLKAHFETDCKCKNEWKFILENERPYGMPLTS from the coding sequence ATGATATTGGATCACCAGGAAAAACCACTTGCAAGCTGGACGGGAAAAGACAGGATCGATGGTAAAATTATCGATTGTCTGACGATTATTTTCAAAACGGGAGGATGTTCATGGAACCGCTGCCTGATGTGCGGATATAAATTTGAAAGGCACGACCACAAAGATCCATTGTTCCTGAAGAACAGCATTATAAGTCAGCTTAACTGGATCAGCAATAATTATGAGACGGGTAAATTCAGGCTGATCAAAATATTCACTTCAGGTAGTTTTCTCGATCCCGTTGAAGTCCCTGAAGACGCCAGGAATGAGATACTGGTCAGGTTCAGTGATAAGATCGTAATCTTCGAAACGCGTCCGGAATATGTGAATGATAAAGTTCTTGACGAAGTCGCGAATTTAATGAAACAGAATGAACCGGGCAGGAATTTTTATATCTCGATGGGGCTTGAAACCACCAACGATAAAATAAGAGAGAAATGCATAGACAAAGGCAACACTTTTAATGATTTCAGAAATGCTGCAGAAATCACAAAAAAATATGGGGCAGGAGTGAAGACATATCTCATGATGAAACCTCTTTTCCTGTCGGAAAAAGAGGCCATAGAGGATATGAAAAAGTCTATATTGGAATCTGCACCGTATTCAGATTTGATCTCCATGAATGTGTGCACTGTCCAGAGCAAAACCGAGGTGGAATACTACTGGAAAAGAGGAGCATACAGGCCGGCATATTTATGGAGTGTCATTGATGTCCTTCTCAATACCGATTGCGGAATTCACGTAACATGCGATCCGGTGGGCGGCGGAAAGAAACGCGGCCCTCATAATTGCGGTGCCTGCGATTATGACCTGGTGGATGCAATCAATAACTATTCACTGAATGCAGACAGGGAATACCTAAAGGCCCATTTCGAAACTGACTGCAAATGCAAAAATGAATGGAAATTTATACTTGAGAACGAGAGACCTTACGGGATGCCCCTTACCAGTTAA